In a genomic window of Leucoraja erinacea ecotype New England chromosome 8, Leri_hhj_1, whole genome shotgun sequence:
- the zgc:112001 gene encoding ankyrin repeat domain-containing protein 9 isoform X1, giving the protein MMCNNSHYSQDDQRQCKFLSYMFYQAVRDRKPVWMLEDMRTMESFYWEENASLRTYSPSEALLYAVVHNHLPYARYLLSHYADDALQVPGDRFCCCPSSAPHLAMAVRYDRKDILGLILKIANQLPGLKSYINRKGCFHVEDGKTPLHLACELLRAETVLMLLGSGASPKIVDSKGLTPLDVILEQLQMSKINAESKKLCMEHLLLFTSSLQFKMKRVLRDNPVEWNRLLGEEKYNYLCGKAPATLFLISMQGILKCLPPSDFPASVKQLPIPQSLKPLPPERLKLRSVDVQ; this is encoded by the coding sequence ATGATGTGCAACAATTCACACTACAGTCAAGACGACCAGAGACAATGTAAATTCCTGTCATATATGTTCTACCAGGCTGTCAGAGACCGCAAACCCGTGTGGATGCTGGAGGATATGAGGACGATGGAGTCGTTTTACTGGGAAGAGAACGCCAGCCTCCGTACGTACTCCCCGTCTGAAGCCCTGTTATACGCCGTGGTCCACAATCACCTCCCGTACGCCCGCTACTTGCTGTCTCACTACGCGGACGATGCGTTGCAGGTTCCCGGCGATCGCTTCTGCTGTTGCCCGTCCTCCGCTCCCCATCTCGCCATGGCCGTCAGGTACGACCGCAAGGACATCCTTGGCTTGATCTTGAAGATCGCCAACCAACTGCCCGGCCTCAAGTCGTACATTAACAGGAAGGGCTGCTTCCACGTCGAAGATGGGAAGACACCGCTGCACTTGGCCTGCGAGCTGCTGAGAGCGGAGACCGTCCTCATGTTACTGGGCAGCGGCGCCTCGCCCAAGATAGTGGACAGCAAGGGACTAACCCCGCTGGACGTGATCCTGGAGCAACTGCAGATGTCCAAGATCAACGCGGAATCCAAAAAGTTGTGCATGGAGCATCTCCTTCTCTTCACCTCAAGTCTCCAGTTTAAGATGAAGAGGGTCTTGAGAGACAACCCGGTCGAATGGAATAGGCTTCTGGGAGAAGAGAAGTATAACTACCTCTGTGGGAAAGCACCCGCCACTTTATTCCTCATTTCTATGCAGGGCATCTTAAAATGCCTCCCGCCGTCCGATTTCCCAGCGAGCGTGAAGCAATTGCCTATCCCGCAGTCCTTAAAACCCTTGCCTCCGGAGAGGTTGAAACTGCGTTCAGTCGATGTACAATGA
- the zgc:112001 gene encoding ankyrin repeat domain-containing protein 9 isoform X2, whose translation MLEDMRTMESFYWEENASLRTYSPSEALLYAVVHNHLPYARYLLSHYADDALQVPGDRFCCCPSSAPHLAMAVRYDRKDILGLILKIANQLPGLKSYINRKGCFHVEDGKTPLHLACELLRAETVLMLLGSGASPKIVDSKGLTPLDVILEQLQMSKINAESKKLCMEHLLLFTSSLQFKMKRVLRDNPVEWNRLLGEEKYNYLCGKAPATLFLISMQGILKCLPPSDFPASVKQLPIPQSLKPLPPERLKLRSVDVQ comes from the coding sequence ATGCTGGAGGATATGAGGACGATGGAGTCGTTTTACTGGGAAGAGAACGCCAGCCTCCGTACGTACTCCCCGTCTGAAGCCCTGTTATACGCCGTGGTCCACAATCACCTCCCGTACGCCCGCTACTTGCTGTCTCACTACGCGGACGATGCGTTGCAGGTTCCCGGCGATCGCTTCTGCTGTTGCCCGTCCTCCGCTCCCCATCTCGCCATGGCCGTCAGGTACGACCGCAAGGACATCCTTGGCTTGATCTTGAAGATCGCCAACCAACTGCCCGGCCTCAAGTCGTACATTAACAGGAAGGGCTGCTTCCACGTCGAAGATGGGAAGACACCGCTGCACTTGGCCTGCGAGCTGCTGAGAGCGGAGACCGTCCTCATGTTACTGGGCAGCGGCGCCTCGCCCAAGATAGTGGACAGCAAGGGACTAACCCCGCTGGACGTGATCCTGGAGCAACTGCAGATGTCCAAGATCAACGCGGAATCCAAAAAGTTGTGCATGGAGCATCTCCTTCTCTTCACCTCAAGTCTCCAGTTTAAGATGAAGAGGGTCTTGAGAGACAACCCGGTCGAATGGAATAGGCTTCTGGGAGAAGAGAAGTATAACTACCTCTGTGGGAAAGCACCCGCCACTTTATTCCTCATTTCTATGCAGGGCATCTTAAAATGCCTCCCGCCGTCCGATTTCCCAGCGAGCGTGAAGCAATTGCCTATCCCGCAGTCCTTAAAACCCTTGCCTCCGGAGAGGTTGAAACTGCGTTCAGTCGATGTACAATGA